The following are encoded in a window of Bradyrhizobium guangdongense genomic DNA:
- the ribH gene encoding 6,7-dimethyl-8-ribityllumazine synthase: protein MADARRAPLKDQTDISGARALVVEARFYDDLQDALLDGAVAELKAAGLTHDVITVPGALEIPAAVAIAVDAAAANGKPYDAVIALGCVIRGDTIHFEIVSQESSRALMDLAVARKLPLGNGILTVNNEDQAWARARSSELNKGGDAARAALAMLRIKRRLART, encoded by the coding sequence ATGGCAGACGCGCGGCGCGCACCCCTGAAGGACCAGACCGACATTTCCGGCGCGCGTGCGCTCGTCGTCGAGGCAAGGTTCTATGACGATCTCCAGGACGCACTGTTGGACGGCGCTGTCGCCGAGCTGAAAGCGGCCGGGCTGACGCATGACGTCATCACGGTTCCCGGAGCGCTGGAGATTCCGGCGGCGGTGGCGATCGCGGTCGACGCAGCCGCGGCGAACGGCAAGCCCTATGATGCGGTGATCGCGCTCGGCTGCGTCATCCGCGGCGACACCATTCATTTCGAGATCGTCTCGCAGGAATCCTCCCGCGCGCTGATGGACCTCGCCGTGGCGCGCAAGCTGCCGCTCGGCAACGGCATCCTTACCGTCAACAACGAGGACCAAGCCTGGGCGCGGGCGCGCTCAAGCGAGCTCAACAAGGGCGGCGATGCCGCGCGCGCCGCGCTTGCGATGCTGCGCATCAAGCGCCGCCTGGCCCGGACCTGA
- a CDS encoding riboflavin synthase — translation MFTGIVTDIGEIVSFTPTAQGQLHRLRIACSYDQSTIADGASIACNGVCLTVVASGVAGGKTWFEVDTAAETLALTTAKSWKLGTRLNLERALKIGDELGGHIVAGHADGIATIVSREDLPEMARFKLSTTRELARFIATKGSITLDGVSLTINTVEDVTFSVLIIPHTLDVTTIGGWKAGSEVNIEVDLMARYAARLTEMTV, via the coding sequence ATGTTCACCGGCATTGTCACCGATATCGGCGAGATCGTCAGCTTCACGCCAACGGCGCAGGGCCAGCTGCACCGCCTGCGCATCGCGTGCAGCTACGATCAGAGCACCATCGCCGATGGGGCCTCGATCGCGTGCAACGGCGTCTGCCTGACGGTCGTCGCCTCCGGCGTCGCAGGCGGCAAAACCTGGTTCGAGGTCGATACCGCTGCCGAGACGCTGGCACTCACGACGGCCAAGTCCTGGAAGCTGGGCACGCGGCTCAACCTCGAGCGTGCTCTCAAGATCGGTGATGAACTCGGTGGCCATATCGTCGCCGGCCATGCCGACGGCATCGCCACCATCGTCAGCCGCGAGGACCTGCCCGAGATGGCGCGGTTCAAGCTCTCGACCACGCGCGAGCTGGCGAGGTTCATCGCCACGAAAGGCTCGATCACGCTCGACGGCGTCTCACTGACGATCAATACGGTTGAGGATGTGACCTTTTCGGTCCTGATCATCCCGCATACGCTTGATGTGACCACGATCGGTGGCTGGAAGGCGGGCAGTGAGGTCAATATCGAGGTCGATCTGATGGCGCGCTATGCGGCGCGGCTGACGGAAATGACGGTTTAA
- the ribD gene encoding bifunctional diaminohydroxyphosphoribosylaminopyrimidine deaminase/5-amino-6-(5-phosphoribosylamino)uracil reductase RibD: MIFRILEDQFAARIRESKDADRRFMQLALALGRRGQGRTWPNPAVGAVVVKDGVIVGRGWTQAGGRPHAEPEALRRAGEAARGATLYVTLEPCSHFGKSPPCADAVIAAGIKRVVAAIEDPNPDVAGQGQARLRAAGITVDVGLCAPEAAFDHAGHFRRIRDKRPHVILKLAVSPDGKIGAEGGKPLAITGEAVRDRVHLLRAQSDAILVGIGTVLADDPQLNCRLPGMAARSPVRVVLDQSLRIPASSRLVRSARETPLWVIASELAEAAAATRLGAAGAQIMRMPSNGAAGLDLPAVLHALADKGITRLMVEGGSHVAASFVAADLVDEIWLFRGAEEVGPDGVDALDALPLSKITQSPAYKVHASETFGPDTLTIYERA; encoded by the coding sequence ATGATCTTCCGTATCCTGGAGGATCAGTTCGCCGCGAGGATCCGGGAGTCCAAGGACGCCGATCGCCGCTTCATGCAGCTGGCGCTGGCGCTCGGCCGGCGCGGGCAGGGGCGCACCTGGCCAAATCCGGCCGTGGGCGCCGTTGTCGTCAAGGACGGTGTCATCGTCGGCCGCGGCTGGACGCAAGCCGGCGGACGGCCGCATGCGGAGCCTGAAGCATTGCGGCGCGCAGGCGAGGCGGCGCGCGGTGCCACGCTCTACGTCACGCTCGAACCATGCTCGCATTTCGGCAAGTCGCCGCCTTGCGCCGATGCGGTGATCGCGGCCGGCATCAAGCGCGTGGTGGCGGCGATCGAGGATCCCAATCCTGATGTGGCGGGGCAGGGCCAAGCGCGGTTGCGTGCTGCCGGCATCACGGTGGATGTAGGTCTATGCGCCCCAGAGGCTGCGTTCGACCACGCGGGACATTTCCGCCGGATCAGGGACAAGCGTCCGCATGTGATCCTGAAGCTCGCGGTCTCTCCCGACGGCAAGATTGGGGCTGAAGGCGGCAAGCCGCTGGCGATCACCGGCGAAGCCGTGCGCGACCGCGTGCATCTGTTGCGCGCGCAGAGCGACGCCATCCTGGTCGGGATCGGCACGGTGCTGGCGGACGATCCGCAGCTCAATTGCCGCCTGCCGGGCATGGCGGCGCGCTCGCCGGTGCGCGTGGTGCTCGACCAGAGCCTGCGTATTCCGGCTTCGAGCCGGCTGGTGCGCTCCGCGCGCGAGACGCCCCTTTGGGTGATTGCGTCCGAGCTTGCGGAAGCGGCCGCTGCGACCCGGCTGGGCGCGGCCGGCGCGCAAATCATGCGCATGCCGTCGAATGGTGCAGCCGGGCTCGATCTTCCGGCCGTGCTGCATGCATTGGCCGACAAGGGCATCACGCGGCTGATGGTTGAGGGCGGCAGCCATGTCGCGGCCTCGTTCGTGGCCGCCGACCTCGTCGACGAGATCTGGCTGTTCCGCGGGGCGGAAGAGGTGGGCCCTGATGGCGTCGATGCGCTCGATGCATTGCCCCTGTCGAAAATCACGCAGTCGCCGGCCTACAAGGTTCATGCTAGCGAGACATTCGGCCCCGATACTCTCACCATCTACGAGCGCGCGTAA
- the nrdR gene encoding transcriptional regulator NrdR, producing the protein MRCPNCNSLDTQVKDSRPTEDSSVIRRRRVCVACNFRFTTFERVQLRELTVIKRNGRRVPFDRDKLMRSVQISLRKRQVEPERVEKMVSTIVRELETGGEAEISSEVIGETVMEHLRTLDDVAYVRFASVYRNFREAKDFADVLGELSGEEEARLAAIRK; encoded by the coding sequence ATGCGCTGCCCGAACTGCAACAGTCTCGATACGCAGGTGAAGGACTCGCGTCCGACCGAGGACTCGTCCGTGATCCGCAGGCGGCGCGTGTGCGTCGCCTGCAATTTCCGCTTCACCACCTTCGAGCGCGTGCAGTTGCGCGAGCTCACGGTGATCAAGCGCAACGGCCGCCGCGTGCCGTTCGACCGCGACAAGCTGATGCGCTCGGTGCAGATATCGCTTCGCAAGCGCCAGGTCGAGCCTGAGCGGGTCGAGAAGATGGTCTCCACCATCGTGCGCGAGCTCGAGACCGGGGGCGAGGCCGAGATCTCTTCCGAGGTGATCGGCGAGACCGTGATGGAGCATCTGCGCACGCTCGACGACGTTGCTTATGTGCGCTTCGCCTCCGTCTATCGCAATTTCCGCGAGGCCAAGGATTTCGCCGACGTGCTCGGCGAGCTCTCCGGTGAGGAGGAAGCGCGGCTCGCCGCGATCCGCAAATGA
- the glyA gene encoding serine hydroxymethyltransferase, protein MTSAKTANAPDSFFTASLEQADPEIAAAIKGELGRQRHEVELIASENIVSRAVLEAQGSVMTNKYAEGYPGARYYGGCEWVDVAENLAIDRAKKLFGANFANVQPNSGSQMNQAVFLALLQPGDTFMGLDLAAGGHLTHGSPVNMSGKWFKAAHYTVRREDQIIDMDAVAKQAEEVKPKLIVAGGSAYSRAWDFKRFREIADSVGAYLLVDMAHFAGLVAGGVHASPVPYAHVTTTTTHKSLRGPRGGLMLWNDEALTKKFNSAIFPGLQGGPLMHVIAAKAVAFGEALRPDFKVYAKNVVENAKALAEAMKSHGFDIVSGGTDNHLMLVDLRPKGLKGNASEKALVRAAITCNKNGIPFDPESPFVTSGIRLGTPAATTRGFGVAEFQQVGGMIAEVLNAIAQSADGKAPLVEAAIKERVKALTDRFPIYQ, encoded by the coding sequence ATGACGTCAGCCAAGACCGCCAACGCGCCCGATTCGTTTTTCACCGCCTCGCTCGAGCAGGCCGACCCGGAAATCGCCGCCGCCATCAAAGGTGAGCTCGGCCGGCAGCGCCACGAGGTCGAACTGATCGCCTCCGAGAACATCGTCAGCCGGGCCGTGCTGGAAGCGCAGGGTTCGGTGATGACCAACAAGTACGCGGAAGGTTATCCGGGCGCGCGCTACTACGGCGGTTGTGAGTGGGTGGACGTCGCTGAGAACCTTGCGATCGACCGCGCCAAGAAGCTGTTCGGCGCCAACTTCGCCAATGTGCAACCGAACTCCGGCAGCCAGATGAACCAGGCGGTGTTCCTGGCGCTGCTGCAGCCCGGCGACACCTTCATGGGCCTCGATCTTGCGGCCGGCGGCCATCTCACCCACGGCTCGCCCGTCAACATGAGCGGCAAGTGGTTCAAGGCCGCGCACTACACGGTGCGCCGCGAGGACCAGATCATCGACATGGACGCGGTCGCCAAGCAGGCCGAAGAAGTGAAGCCGAAGCTGATCGTCGCGGGTGGCTCGGCCTATTCGCGCGCCTGGGACTTCAAGCGCTTCCGCGAGATCGCGGATAGCGTCGGCGCGTACCTGCTGGTCGATATGGCGCATTTCGCGGGCCTCGTTGCCGGCGGCGTGCATGCATCGCCCGTGCCGTACGCTCACGTCACCACGACCACCACGCACAAGTCGCTGCGCGGTCCGCGTGGCGGCCTGATGCTGTGGAATGACGAGGCGCTGACCAAGAAGTTCAACTCGGCGATCTTCCCGGGCCTGCAGGGTGGCCCCTTGATGCATGTGATTGCGGCCAAGGCGGTCGCTTTCGGCGAGGCGCTGCGTCCGGACTTCAAGGTCTATGCGAAGAACGTGGTCGAGAACGCCAAGGCGCTGGCCGAGGCGATGAAGAGCCATGGTTTCGATATTGTCTCCGGCGGCACCGATAACCATCTGATGCTCGTTGACCTCCGGCCGAAAGGCCTGAAGGGCAACGCCTCGGAAAAGGCGCTGGTCCGCGCTGCCATCACCTGCAACAAGAACGGTATTCCCTTCGACCCCGAGTCCCCGTTTGTCACCTCCGGCATTCGTCTGGGCACGCCGGCGGCGACGACCCGCGGCTTCGGCGTCGCTGAATTCCAGCAGGTCGGCGGCATGATCGCCGAGGTCCTCAATGCGATCGCGCAGTCCGCCGACGGCAAGGCGCCGCTGGTGGAAGCCGCGATCAAGGAACGGGTCAAGGCGCTCACCGACCGGTTCCCGATCTATCAGTAA
- the ldtR gene encoding transcriptional regulator LdtR — protein MMKAVATAADTAERVSGPQGSVQSLYLEALTLVERLHRRLLDVIKDEFDRRGRADINSVQALLLYNIGDKELTAGELRTRGYYLGSNVSYNLKKLVELGFLDHQRSRVDRRSVRIRLTPQGQEVRRIVDALYQKHVKTVEQVGGISGEEFSTLNKSLHRLERFWTDQILYRL, from the coding sequence ATGATGAAAGCCGTCGCAACTGCGGCAGATACCGCAGAGCGCGTTTCCGGCCCGCAGGGTTCGGTGCAGTCGCTCTATCTGGAAGCATTGACTCTGGTGGAGCGGCTGCATCGCCGGCTCCTCGACGTGATCAAGGACGAGTTCGATCGTCGTGGCCGCGCCGACATCAATTCCGTGCAGGCGCTCCTGCTCTATAACATCGGCGACAAGGAGCTGACCGCGGGCGAACTGCGCACGCGCGGTTACTATCTCGGCTCCAACGTCTCCTACAATCTGAAGAAGCTCGTCGAGCTCGGCTTCCTCGACCATCAGCGTTCGCGCGTTGACCGCCGCTCGGTGCGCATCCGTCTGACGCCGCAGGGCCAGGAAGTCCGCCGCATCGTCGACGCGCTCTACCAGAAGCACGTCAAGACGGTGGAGCAGGTCGGCGGCATCTCCGGCGAGGAGTTCTCGACCCTCAACAAGTCGCTGCACCGCCTCGAGCGATTCTGGACCGACCAGATCCTGTATCGCCTCTGA
- a CDS encoding DUF6163 family protein: protein MSEISTRDAARDSANARDAVRDNARDSAMSVAAISSERTESDDNVWTRRLVLFLRVMALLSILKGLYHWAQVTGFVGGEDDAFENQSMAWQASTIYFAVIELVAAVGLWLATPWGAVVWLTTVVSMAVIELMFPGIYGGSLVVVGVEAFMLAAYLALAWMAARERPP, encoded by the coding sequence ATGTCCGAGATCTCCACCCGCGATGCGGCCCGCGACAGCGCCAATGCCAGGGACGCCGTCAGAGACAATGCGCGAGACAGCGCGATGTCGGTGGCGGCGATCTCGTCGGAGCGCACCGAGTCCGATGACAACGTCTGGACCCGCCGGCTGGTGCTGTTCCTGCGGGTGATGGCGTTGCTGTCGATCCTCAAGGGCCTCTATCACTGGGCACAGGTGACGGGCTTCGTCGGCGGCGAGGACGATGCCTTCGAGAACCAGTCGATGGCCTGGCAGGCCTCGACCATTTACTTCGCGGTCATCGAGCTCGTCGCTGCGGTCGGCCTCTGGCTCGCCACGCCCTGGGGCGCGGTGGTGTGGCTTACGACCGTGGTCTCGATGGCCGTGATCGAGCTGATGTTTCCGGGCATCTATGGCGGCAGCCTGGTCGTCGTGGGCGTCGAGGCCTTCATGCTCGCCGCTTATCTGGCGCTCGCCTGGATGGCCGCGCGCGAACGGCCGCCGTAG
- the hemB gene encoding porphobilinogen synthase — translation MAIKYGRPIELREVARGTGTAVPHALDLTVRPRRNRKAEWARRMVRENVLTTDDLIWPLFLIDGDNKREPVASMPGVERLSVDQAVREAERAMKLTIPCIALFPYTDPSLRDEEGSEATNPNNLVCQAVRAIKKEFPDIGVLCDVALDPFTSHGHDGLISDGKILNDETVAVLVRQALVQAEAGCDIIAPSDMMDGRVAAIREGLDRAGLLDVQIMAYAAKYASAFYGPFRDAIGSAKTLTGDKRTYQMDSANSDEALREVELDIAEGADMVMVKPGLPYLDVVRRVKDTFAMPTFAYQVSGEYAMIAAAAGNGWLDGDRAMMESLLAFKRAGADGVLSYFAPKAAEKLRAQG, via the coding sequence ATGGCGATCAAATACGGACGTCCGATCGAACTGCGCGAGGTCGCGCGCGGGACGGGTACAGCGGTGCCTCACGCCCTCGATCTGACCGTTCGCCCCCGCCGCAACCGCAAGGCCGAATGGGCCAGGCGCATGGTGCGCGAGAACGTGCTCACCACCGATGATCTGATCTGGCCGCTGTTCCTGATCGACGGCGACAACAAGCGCGAGCCGGTCGCCTCGATGCCCGGCGTCGAGCGCCTCAGCGTCGACCAGGCGGTCCGCGAGGCCGAGCGCGCCATGAAGCTCACGATCCCCTGCATCGCGCTGTTTCCCTATACCGATCCGTCCCTGCGCGACGAGGAGGGCTCGGAAGCGACCAACCCGAACAATCTCGTCTGCCAGGCGGTGCGCGCGATCAAGAAGGAATTCCCTGACATCGGGGTCCTCTGCGACGTCGCGCTCGACCCCTTCACCAGCCATGGCCATGACGGTCTGATCTCCGACGGCAAGATCCTGAACGACGAGACGGTCGCGGTGCTGGTGCGGCAGGCGCTGGTGCAGGCCGAAGCCGGCTGCGACATCATCGCGCCCTCGGACATGATGGACGGCCGCGTTGCCGCGATCCGCGAAGGATTGGACCGCGCCGGCCTGCTCGACGTGCAGATCATGGCATATGCCGCAAAATACGCCTCGGCCTTCTACGGCCCGTTCCGCGACGCCATCGGCTCGGCCAAGACACTCACCGGCGACAAGCGCACCTATCAGATGGACAGCGCCAACAGCGACGAAGCACTGCGCGAAGTCGAGCTCGACATCGCGGAAGGCGCCGACATGGTGATGGTCAAGCCCGGCCTGCCCTATCTCGACGTGGTGCGCCGTGTGAAAGACACGTTTGCGATGCCGACCTTCGCCTACCAGGTCTCCGGCGAGTACGCGATGATCGCTGCCGCCGCCGGCAACGGCTGGCTCGATGGTGACCGCGCGATGATGGAGAGCCTGCTCGCCTTCAAGCGCGCCGGCGCCGACGGCGTGCTCAGCTATTTCGCGCCGAAGGCCGCGGAGAAGCTGCGCGCGCAGGGGTAA
- a CDS encoding RDD family protein has translation MSYSDSGNAWRNDGAAQPHAYDPYQHPELFRGVATRRVFAFLIDMVVISVPVILGYIFIALFGVVTLGIGWALFWLAWPASVIWAIVYYGACIGGPSSATVGMRIMDLELRTWYGAPGYFVLGATHAVLFWVTVSFLTPFIVLIGLFNGRRRLLHDFVLGTVVINNSVRAPVAQTARTW, from the coding sequence ATGTCGTATTCGGATTCGGGCAATGCCTGGCGCAATGACGGTGCTGCGCAGCCGCACGCCTATGATCCCTATCAGCATCCGGAACTGTTCCGCGGTGTCGCGACGCGGCGGGTGTTCGCGTTCCTGATCGACATGGTCGTGATCTCCGTGCCCGTCATCCTCGGCTACATCTTCATTGCCCTGTTCGGCGTGGTGACGCTCGGCATCGGCTGGGCGCTGTTCTGGCTGGCCTGGCCCGCCTCCGTGATCTGGGCCATCGTCTATTACGGCGCCTGCATCGGCGGTCCCTCATCGGCGACGGTCGGGATGCGGATCATGGACCTGGAGCTCCGCACCTGGTACGGCGCGCCCGGCTACTTCGTCCTCGGCGCGACCCATGCCGTGCTGTTCTGGGTGACCGTCTCGTTCCTGACGCCCTTCATCGTGCTGATCGGCCTGTTCAATGGTCGCCGGCGCCTGCTGCATGATTTCGTGCTGGGAACGGTTGTGATCAACAATTCCGTCCGGGCGCCCGTGGCTCAGACCGCGAGGACCTGGTGA
- a CDS encoding arginyltransferase, with amino-acid sequence MTQHSRDTPQFYLTAPSPCPYLPGRHERKVFTHLVGDRAGDLNDLLTHGGFRRSQSIAYRPACDQCRACVSVRVIANEFRPSRNFRKVMARNADIIGEQRSAVPTSEQYSIFRAYLDARHRHGGMADMTVLDYAMMVEDSHVETRIIEYRKRGPDSGLTGRGEELIAVALTDVLSDGLSMVYSFFEPNQVSRSMGTFMILDHIARARRQGLPYVYLGYWIEGSKKMDYKARFLPQQRLAPSGWLRIDAQGDAASEPQD; translated from the coding sequence TTGACCCAGCACTCGCGCGACACCCCACAATTTTACCTCACGGCGCCCTCCCCTTGCCCGTATCTGCCGGGCCGGCATGAGCGCAAGGTGTTTACGCACCTCGTGGGTGACCGCGCCGGTGATCTCAATGACCTCCTGACCCATGGCGGGTTCCGCCGCAGCCAGTCGATCGCTTACCGGCCGGCCTGCGACCAATGCCGCGCCTGTGTCTCCGTCCGGGTCATCGCCAACGAGTTCCGCCCCTCCCGCAACTTCCGCAAGGTGATGGCGCGCAACGCCGACATCATCGGCGAGCAGCGCAGCGCGGTGCCGACCTCCGAACAATATTCCATCTTCCGCGCCTATCTCGACGCCCGTCACCGCCACGGCGGCATGGCCGACATGACCGTGCTCGACTACGCCATGATGGTGGAGGACAGCCACGTCGAGACCCGCATCATCGAGTACCGCAAGCGGGGTCCCGACAGCGGCCTCACCGGCCGCGGCGAAGAGCTGATCGCGGTCGCGCTGACCGACGTGCTGAGCGACGGCCTGTCGATGGTCTATTCGTTCTTCGAGCCGAACCAGGTCAGCCGCTCGATGGGCACCTTCATGATCCTCGACCACATCGCGCGGGCGCGGCGGCAAGGCTTGCCTTACGTCTATCTCGGCTACTGGATCGAAGGGTCGAAGAAGATGGACTACAAGGCCCGCTTCCTGCCGCAGCAGCGCCTCGCCCCCTCAGGCTGGCTGCGCATCGACGCACAAGGCGATGCGGCGTCCGAGCCGCAGGATTAG
- a CDS encoding Nramp family divalent metal transporter — protein MDARSPDLTQDLTRGLTHDSAGWRDDAPATKSLAEVNATVPLPTAGTWWRRLLAFIGPGYMVSVGYMDPGNWATDLAGGSRFGYTLLAVILLSNLMAILLQSLAARLGIVTDRDLAQACRATYSPAVNFLLWLACEAAIIACDLAEVIGTAIALKLLFGIPLIGGALIAALDAFLLLVLMNRGFRLLEAFVMALLSVIAICFAVQIVAAAPPIADVLRGFAPKSEIFTNPEMLYIAIGIIGATVMPHNLYLHSSIVQTRAYARDDEGRREAIKWATTDSTIALMLALFINAAILVVAAATFHTSGHSDVAEIGQAFELLSPLLGLGIASTLFAVALLASGLNSTVTATLAGQIVMEGFLDLRLPSWARRLLTRGIAIVPVIVVTAIYGERGTADLLVFSQVVLSMQLPFAVIPLVRFVSDRRKMGQFAIPTSVAAIAWIFAGVILVLNLKLLVDVLLG, from the coding sequence ATGGATGCTAGATCGCCCGATCTGACCCAGGATCTGACTCGCGGCCTGACCCACGACTCGGCGGGCTGGCGCGATGATGCGCCCGCGACCAAGAGCCTGGCCGAGGTGAACGCCACGGTGCCCCTCCCGACGGCAGGGACGTGGTGGCGGCGGCTGCTGGCCTTCATCGGCCCGGGCTACATGGTCTCGGTCGGCTACATGGACCCCGGCAATTGGGCGACCGACCTCGCCGGCGGGTCGAGGTTCGGCTACACGCTGCTCGCGGTCATCCTGCTCTCGAACCTCATGGCGATCCTGCTGCAGTCCTTGGCGGCGCGGCTCGGCATCGTCACCGACCGCGATCTCGCGCAGGCCTGCCGCGCGACTTATTCGCCCGCCGTCAACTTTCTGCTCTGGCTCGCTTGCGAGGCGGCGATCATCGCCTGCGATCTCGCCGAGGTGATCGGCACCGCGATCGCGCTGAAGCTTCTGTTTGGCATTCCCCTGATCGGCGGTGCGCTGATCGCAGCGCTGGATGCGTTCCTGCTGCTGGTCCTGATGAACCGCGGCTTCCGCCTCCTCGAAGCCTTCGTGATGGCGCTGCTTTCGGTGATCGCGATCTGCTTTGCGGTCCAGATCGTCGCTGCTGCGCCGCCGATCGCGGACGTGCTGCGCGGCTTTGCGCCGAAGAGCGAGATCTTCACCAATCCCGAGATGCTCTACATCGCGATCGGCATCATCGGCGCGACCGTGATGCCGCATAATCTCTATCTGCATTCGTCGATCGTGCAGACGCGCGCCTATGCGCGCGACGACGAAGGCCGTCGCGAAGCGATCAAATGGGCGACGACGGATTCCACGATAGCGCTGATGCTGGCGCTGTTCATCAACGCCGCGATCCTGGTGGTGGCGGCCGCGACCTTCCACACCAGCGGCCATTCCGACGTCGCCGAGATCGGCCAGGCGTTCGAGCTGCTCTCGCCCTTGCTCGGTCTCGGTATCGCCTCGACACTGTTCGCGGTCGCGCTGCTCGCCTCGGGCCTGAACTCGACCGTGACCGCGACGCTCGCCGGCCAGATCGTGATGGAAGGCTTTCTCGATCTGCGCCTGCCGAGCTGGGCGCGCCGCCTGCTGACGCGCGGCATCGCTATCGTCCCTGTCATCGTCGTCACCGCAATCTACGGCGAGCGCGGCACGGCGGATTTGCTGGTGTTCAGCCAGGTCGTGCTGTCGATGCAGCTTCCCTTCGCCGTGATCCCGCTGGTCCGCTTCGTCTCGGATCGCCGCAAGATGGGCCAGTTCGCGATTCCCACGTCGGTCGCCGCGATCGCGTGGATCTTCGCCGGTGTAATCCTGGTTCTGAACCTGAAGCTGTTGGTGGATGTGCTGTTGGGGTGA
- a CDS encoding MFS transporter, which translates to MSNASGLPDTFNRLAWSNLAAQSAEQIALAAAPIVAVLTLGVAEGQTGLLQTALTLPFVLFAIPAGLLADRISRRALMAGAEALRAAALAAIVLLLALGALNLPLLALLGFAAVCGTVVYSVAAPALVPSLVSAELLPAANARIELARTIAFASGPALGGALVGWWGASPAFGFAAALSLIAVVLLSGLYEPARAPMPRRHPFQDIREGAGFVFHHPLLRPVFITQFIFNTGWFLQIAVFVPYAVRHLGLTAAGVGTVLTMYGVGMVIGALFATRVMQRIAFGTVVGLGPITGFVAALVMALTVLVPSPWLAALSFFLLGVGPILWVISTTTLRQSVTPPRLLGRVSAINIMSYGARPLGSALGAIVGGIWSAEACLYLAAAVFGVQALVIWLSPAVALDRQPAMVGDEVAARC; encoded by the coding sequence ATGTCAAATGCGTCCGGTCTCCCTGACACCTTCAATCGCCTCGCCTGGTCCAACCTCGCGGCTCAATCGGCCGAGCAGATCGCCCTGGCCGCAGCGCCCATCGTCGCGGTGCTGACGCTGGGTGTGGCCGAGGGCCAGACCGGCCTGCTCCAGACCGCCCTCACCTTGCCCTTCGTCCTGTTCGCCATCCCCGCCGGCCTGCTCGCCGACCGCATCTCGCGCCGCGCGCTGATGGCAGGCGCCGAGGCGCTACGCGCGGCGGCGCTGGCTGCGATCGTTCTCCTGCTCGCGCTCGGCGCGCTCAATCTGCCGCTGCTGGCGCTACTCGGCTTTGCCGCGGTATGCGGCACTGTGGTCTACAGCGTGGCCGCGCCCGCGCTGGTGCCCTCGCTGGTGAGCGCAGAGCTGCTGCCGGCTGCGAATGCGCGGATCGAGCTGGCCCGCACCATCGCCTTCGCAAGCGGTCCTGCGCTGGGCGGCGCGCTGGTGGGATGGTGGGGGGCGAGCCCGGCCTTCGGCTTTGCCGCCGCGCTCTCGCTGATCGCCGTGGTGCTGCTCTCCGGCCTCTATGAACCGGCGCGTGCGCCGATGCCGCGCCGTCATCCGTTCCAGGACATCCGCGAGGGCGCCGGTTTCGTGTTTCACCATCCGCTGCTGCGGCCGGTCTTCATCACCCAATTCATCTTCAATACCGGCTGGTTCCTGCAGATCGCGGTGTTCGTGCCCTATGCGGTGCGCCATCTCGGTCTGACCGCCGCGGGCGTCGGCACGGTGTTGACGATGTACGGTGTCGGCATGGTGATCGGCGCGCTGTTCGCAACGCGCGTGATGCAACGCATTGCGTTCGGCACGGTCGTTGGCCTCGGCCCGATCACCGGCTTCGTCGCGGCCCTGGTGATGGCGCTGACGGTGCTGGTGCCCTCGCCGTGGCTTGCTGCCTTGAGCTTCTTCCTGCTCGGCGTCGGCCCGATCCTGTGGGTGATCTCGACCACGACCTTGCGCCAGTCGGTGACGCCGCCGCGTCTGCTCGGCCGGGTCTCCGCCATCAACATCATGAGCTACGGCGCCCGCCCGCTCGGCTCGGCACTGGGTGCGATCGTCGGCGGCATCTGGAGCGCGGAAGCGTGCCTCTATCTCGCGGCGGCCGTGTTCGGCGTGCAGGCGCTGGTGATCTGGCTGTCACCGGCGGTGGCGCTGGACCGGCAGCCGGCGATGGTGGGGGATGAAGTGGCGGCACGGTGCTAG